The following are encoded together in the Carettochelys insculpta isolate YL-2023 chromosome 24, ASM3395843v1, whole genome shotgun sequence genome:
- the ZBTB8B gene encoding zinc finger and BTB domain-containing protein 8B encodes MEMQSYYTKLLGELNEQRKRDFFCDCSIIVEGRIFKAHKNILFANSGYFRALLIHYIQDSGRHSTASLDIVTSEAFSIILDFLYSGKLDLCGENVIEVMSAASYLQMTDVVNFCKTYIRSSLDICRKIEREAAFYQADSGSSSSAREGTSYGTKSQCSASVSSLQEKERISDCQRDPPCGECSSCHPLELVVRDPVSSDSPDDINSSLPKGVVEPKVEFDSDEVEVEVGERLQQYPTPLSLEQMEEGLHSGQAMDLACNNYHMKQFLEVLLRNSAVQRKDDVVHHFVRGFEGRPEDAGVAMSSMMDIHSDWYGEDTGDVLVVPIKLHKCPFCPYTAKQKGILKRHIRSHTGERPYPCETCGKRFTRQEHLRSHALSVHRSNKPIICKGCRRTFTSSLSQGLRRFGLCDSCTCVTTTHEDSMPINLSLMEPSSEGQEKGDTDNDWPIYVESGEENDPADDDDTEDKQENSRSLSDREALM; translated from the exons ATGGAGATGCAGTCATATTACACCAAGCTTTTGGGAGAGCTCAATGAGCAACGCAAGAGGGACTTTTTTTGTGACTGCAGTATTATTGTGGAAGGCAGGATCTTCAAAGCTCACAAGAACATTCTGTTCGCTAATAGCGGCTACTTCAGAGCCTTGTTGATTCATTACATTCAAGACAGTGGGCGACACAGCACTGCTTCTTTGGACATTGTTACCTCAGAGGCTTTCTCCATCATCCTAGATTTCCTTTATTCGGGGAAGCTGGATCTTTGTGGGGAAAATGTTATTGAAGTCATGTCTGCAGCTAGCTACTTGCAAATGACTGATGTGGTCAATTTTTGCAAAACATACATTAGGTCATCACTGGACATTTGCAGAAAAATAGAGCGAGAAGCTGCTTTCTATCAGGCTGATAGTGGAAGCTCTAGTTCTGCCAGAGAGGGAACTTCTTATGGTACAAAGAGCCAGTGCTCTGCCTCTGTCTCTTCTCTGCAAGAAAAGGAAAGGATTTCGGATTGTCAGAGAGATCCACCCTGTGGCgaatgcagcagctgccacccactGGAACTTGTGGTGAGAGACCCTGTAAGCAGTGATTCTCCAGATGACATTAATTCTTCTCTGCCCAAAGGGGTAGTAGAACCAAAAGTAGAATTTGACTCTGATGAAgtagaagtagaagtgggtgaaCGATTACAGCAGTATCCTACTCCATTATCCCTTGAGCAGATGGAAGAGGGGCTTCACAGTGGCCAAGCAATGGACTTGGCCTGCAATAACTATCACATGAAACAGTTTCTGGAGGTCCTACTGCGCAACAGTGCAGTGCAAAGAAAAGATGATGTGGTTCATCACTTTGTTCGAGGCTTTGAGGGTAGGCCAGAAGATGCAGGGGTGGCCATGAGTTCCATGATGGACATTCACAGCGACTGGTATGGTGAGGATACAG gtgaTGTGTTAGTTGTGCCAATCAAGCTCCACAAATGCCCATTTTGTCCCTACACGGCTAAGCAGAAGGGAATACTAAAACGGCACATTCGCTCTCATACAGGCGAGAGACCTTATCCTTGTGAGACTTGTGGCAAACGCTTCACTCGGCAGGAGCACCTTCGGAGTCATGCTCTGAGT GTGCACCGATCAAACAAGCCAATTATCTGCAAGGGTTGCAGAAGAACGTTCACAAGTAGCCTATCACAGGGATTAAGGCGCTTTGGTTTGTGCGACAGCTGCACTTGTGTAACGACTACTCACGAGGATTCAATGCCTATTAATCTCAGTCTGATGGAACCTTCATCAGAAGGTCAAGAAAAAGGTGATACAGACAATGATTGGCCTATCTATGTGGAGTCTGGTGAGGAAAACGATCCAGCAGATGACGACGATACTGAGGATAAGCAAGAGAACAGCAGAAGCTTATCAGACCGAGAGGCACTTATGTAG